The following proteins are encoded in a genomic region of Pikeienuella piscinae:
- a CDS encoding Zn-ribbon domain-containing OB-fold protein, producing the protein MILEMREHTDPVINPETEAYWKAANDGKLLVKYCMECKEPHFYPRALCPFCMSERTEWRETAGRGRIYSFSVMRRADPVYAIAYVTLEEGVTMLTNIVDADPETLRVGQEVEVAFGAAANGQAIPLFRPPDATR; encoded by the coding sequence ATGATTCTGGAGATGCGCGAGCACACCGATCCGGTGATCAATCCGGAGACCGAGGCCTATTGGAAGGCTGCGAACGACGGCAAGCTACTGGTGAAATACTGCATGGAATGCAAGGAGCCGCATTTCTATCCCCGCGCGCTCTGTCCGTTCTGCATGAGCGAGCGGACAGAGTGGCGGGAAACCGCCGGGCGCGGGCGCATCTATTCTTTCTCGGTGATGCGCCGGGCCGATCCAGTCTACGCCATCGCCTATGTGACGCTAGAGGAAGGGGTGACGATGCTGACCAATATTGTCGACGCCGACCCGGAGACGCTGCGTGTCGGACAGGAGGTGGAGGTCGCGTTCGGCGCCGCCGCGAACGGTCAGGCGATCCCGCTGTTCCGGCCGCCCGACGCCACAAGGTGA
- a CDS encoding HpcH/HpaI aldolase/citrate lyase family protein translates to MSSIIRSWLFVPGDSEKKLAKGRGNAADALILDLEDSVADDRQEVARGLTREFLAANADRGRQELWVRINPLSHEFSLPDLAAIMPGRPDGIVLPKADSAADVNRLGDFLSALEVREGIAAGATRIFCVATETAASLLGFESYLNGVTSRLTAMTWGAEDLAAALGAAGNRHPRTGEYDDPFRLARTLCLSAARAIDAQAVGTVNVNYRDEGALREDCARDMNSGFVGKMAIHPAQSEVINRAFTPSDEAVAHAKRVVATFEENPGLGTIGIDGKMYDMPHLKQARQLLVMAEKLAARDAAAGA, encoded by the coding sequence ATGTCGTCGATCATCCGGTCCTGGCTTTTCGTGCCGGGCGACAGCGAAAAGAAACTGGCGAAGGGGCGCGGGAACGCCGCCGACGCGCTGATCCTCGATCTGGAGGATTCGGTCGCGGACGACCGGCAGGAGGTGGCGCGCGGGCTGACTCGGGAATTCCTCGCCGCCAACGCCGACCGGGGGCGCCAGGAGCTTTGGGTCAGGATCAACCCGCTGAGCCATGAGTTCTCGCTTCCCGATCTGGCCGCGATCATGCCGGGTCGTCCGGACGGGATCGTGCTGCCGAAGGCGGATTCGGCGGCGGATGTGAACCGGCTCGGCGATTTCCTTTCCGCGCTGGAGGTGCGCGAAGGGATCGCCGCGGGCGCGACACGGATTTTCTGCGTGGCGACGGAGACGGCGGCCTCGCTTCTGGGGTTCGAGAGCTATCTCAATGGCGTGACGTCCCGGCTGACGGCGATGACCTGGGGCGCGGAGGACCTCGCCGCGGCGCTGGGCGCCGCCGGCAACCGCCATCCGCGCACCGGCGAATATGATGACCCGTTTCGGCTGGCGCGCACGCTCTGTCTTTCTGCGGCGCGGGCGATCGACGCGCAGGCGGTGGGCACGGTCAACGTGAACTACAGGGACGAGGGGGCGCTGCGCGAGGATTGCGCGCGCGACATGAACTCCGGCTTCGTCGGCAAGATGGCGATCCACCCGGCGCAGAGCGAGGTCATCAATCGGGCCTTCACGCCGAGCGATGAAGCGGTGGCCCATGCGAAGCGCGTCGTCGCCACCTTCGAGGAGAACCCTGGTCTCGGCACCATCGGCATTGACGGCAAGATGTACGACATGCCGCATCTGAAACAGGCGCGCCAGTTGCTCGTGATGGCCGAGAAGCTCGCCGCGCGCGATGCGGCCGCGGGGGCGTAG